The following are encoded together in the Bradyrhizobium algeriense genome:
- a CDS encoding UPF0262 family protein: MNKPPPDDDQHNRIVAVTLDEESIGRSGPDIEHERAIAIYDLIEQNLFAPEGAGEGPFTLHLAITGNRLMFDIRREDGTPVVAHLLSLTPFRRIVKDYFMICDSYYQAIRTATTDKIEAIDMGRRGIHDEGSRTLQERLKGKVRVDFETSRRLFTLICVLHWKGQDA, encoded by the coding sequence ATGAACAAGCCGCCACCAGACGATGACCAGCACAACCGCATCGTCGCGGTGACGCTCGACGAGGAATCGATCGGGCGTTCCGGGCCCGATATCGAGCATGAGCGGGCGATTGCGATCTACGATTTGATCGAGCAGAACCTGTTCGCGCCGGAAGGGGCGGGCGAGGGCCCGTTCACGCTGCACCTCGCGATCACCGGCAACCGCCTGATGTTCGACATCCGCCGCGAGGACGGCACGCCGGTGGTCGCGCATTTGCTGTCGCTGACGCCGTTCCGCCGGATCGTGAAGGATTATTTCATGATCTGCGACAGCTACTACCAGGCGATCCGCACCGCCACGACCGACAAGATCGAGGCGATCGACATGGGCCGCCGCGGCATCCACGACGAAGGCTCGCGCACGCTGCAGGAACGGCTGAAGGGCAAGGTGCGGGTCGATTTCGAAACGTCCCGGCGGCTGTTCACGCTGATCTGCGTCCTGCACTGGAAGGGGCAGGACGCATGA
- a CDS encoding CHRD domain-containing protein, translated as MSTAFRVVLEGTQEVPPNNSTASGLGTVIFDSTEVAASYTFRIEGVDYGPVTGDSAQTPSTDDDVTSTHFHNQVRGANGPVVFGQINPAQDNDDLNIALNMDGSWTVSGRWETTDPANVSIANFADEFGSAPVGSEIPIYFNVHTNEFMGGEIRGQLIAIADDKDNVVVGTPGDDFLPGLGGNDIIRGLAGNDRLEGGAGDDIIRGGQGDDDINTGAGNDLVFGGRGNDDVGGMAGRDTVFGGAGDDSIIWNDPTGDVVFGDAGNDTLRGGDVAADTIFGGNGDDLIRAVANQQLADHAPDRLFGDRGNDTIIGGNAADTIEGGAGDDTLAGFGGADQFVFRETERGDDTITDFDVTQDVVVLEGFGADFDPLDNLSAGASGTTLDLGGGDQVLFLGLLPTELNAANFLVTA; from the coding sequence ATGTCCACAGCGTTCCGCGTGGTTCTCGAAGGCACTCAGGAAGTCCCCCCGAACAACTCGACCGCAAGCGGTCTCGGCACTGTCATCTTTGACAGCACGGAAGTTGCCGCAAGCTATACGTTTCGGATCGAGGGCGTCGATTACGGTCCGGTCACGGGTGATTCGGCGCAGACGCCATCGACCGACGACGACGTCACCTCCACGCATTTTCACAATCAGGTGCGAGGAGCAAACGGGCCCGTTGTCTTCGGGCAGATCAACCCGGCACAGGACAACGATGATCTCAACATCGCCCTGAATATGGATGGCTCCTGGACGGTTAGTGGTCGATGGGAGACGACTGACCCCGCCAACGTTTCAATCGCCAACTTCGCCGACGAATTCGGTTCAGCTCCGGTGGGATCGGAGATCCCGATCTATTTCAACGTCCATACGAACGAATTTATGGGGGGCGAGATCCGGGGTCAGTTGATCGCAATCGCAGATGATAAAGACAACGTTGTCGTCGGAACGCCCGGCGACGATTTCCTTCCCGGGCTCGGCGGCAACGACATCATCCGTGGCCTTGCCGGGAACGACAGACTTGAAGGCGGCGCCGGCGACGACATTATCAGGGGCGGCCAGGGAGACGATGACATCAATACAGGCGCTGGCAATGACCTGGTTTTCGGCGGTCGCGGCAACGACGACGTTGGCGGCATGGCTGGAAGGGATACAGTCTTCGGCGGTGCCGGCGATGATTCCATTATCTGGAACGACCCTACGGGCGATGTCGTGTTTGGGGACGCCGGGAATGACACGCTGAGAGGCGGCGACGTTGCCGCCGATACGATCTTTGGTGGTAACGGTGACGACCTCATCCGAGCGGTCGCCAACCAGCAGTTGGCGGATCACGCGCCCGACCGCCTCTTCGGAGACCGCGGGAATGACACCATCATCGGCGGCAATGCTGCTGATACGATCGAAGGCGGCGCCGGCGACGACACCCTCGCCGGTTTCGGTGGGGCCGATCAGTTCGTCTTTCGCGAGACTGAACGAGGCGATGATACCATTACCGACTTCGACGTAACGCAGGACGTCGTGGTGTTGGAAGGCTTTGGAGCCGACTTCGACCCGCTGGACAATCTGAGCGCG
- the yacG gene encoding DNA gyrase inhibitor YacG translates to MPPDPPKDTAKHAGGPKDAGGAKDAGGKPPPKPCPECGKPANPATLPFCSPRCRDVDLNRWLSGKYVIPGRDTDPEDAE, encoded by the coding sequence ATGCCACCTGATCCGCCCAAGGATACTGCCAAGCATGCCGGCGGGCCTAAGGACGCCGGCGGGGCCAAGGATGCTGGCGGAAAGCCGCCGCCAAAGCCCTGCCCGGAATGCGGCAAGCCGGCCAACCCCGCCACGCTGCCCTTCTGTTCCCCGCGCTGCCGCGACGTCGACCTGAACCGCTGGCTATCCGGCAAGTACGTCATCCCCGGCCGCGACACCGACCCCGAAGACGCCGAATAG
- a CDS encoding low molecular weight phosphatase family protein, whose amino-acid sequence MDAPPRARNPQAVLFACGLNSVRSPMAASLLQQMFPQALYVKSAGVRKGELDPFAVAVMAELGQDISGHRPTTFEELEDWEGLNFDLIITLSPEAHHKALELTRTMAADVEYWPTPDPTGAEGNREQKLQAYREVCDGLSMRIRRRFAKAGAASG is encoded by the coding sequence ATGGATGCGCCGCCCCGCGCGCGCAATCCGCAGGCCGTGCTGTTCGCATGCGGCCTGAACAGCGTGCGTTCGCCGATGGCGGCGAGCCTGCTGCAGCAGATGTTCCCGCAGGCGCTCTACGTGAAATCCGCCGGCGTCAGGAAGGGCGAGCTCGATCCGTTCGCCGTCGCCGTGATGGCCGAACTCGGCCAGGATATTTCCGGCCACAGGCCCACGACGTTCGAGGAGCTCGAGGACTGGGAAGGGCTCAATTTCGATCTCATCATCACGCTGTCGCCGGAAGCCCATCACAAGGCGCTGGAGCTGACGCGCACCATGGCCGCCGATGTCGAATACTGGCCGACACCTGACCCGACCGGCGCCGAAGGCAATCGCGAGCAGAAGCTGCAAGCCTATCGCGAGGTCTGCGACGGGCTGTCGATGCGCATCCGCCGCAGGTTTGCCAAGGCCGGCGCGGCGAGCGGGTAG
- a CDS encoding Maf-like protein, which produces MLGRPKIVLASGSPRRLSLLNQAGIEPDALRPADVDETPKRGELPRACANRLARAKADAALKSVQLDDELRGSFILAADTVVAVGRRILPKANLVDEAAQCLRLLSGRNHRVYTAICLVTPKEAFRQRLIETRVRFKRLSEDDIQAYIGSGEWRGKAGGYAVQGIAGSFVVKMVGSYTNVVGLPLYESVTLLGGEGFPIRFGWLNAT; this is translated from the coding sequence ATGCTTGGCCGCCCCAAAATCGTTCTCGCTTCCGGTTCGCCGCGACGGCTCAGCCTGCTCAACCAGGCCGGCATCGAGCCCGACGCGCTGCGCCCGGCCGATGTCGACGAGACCCCGAAGCGGGGCGAACTGCCGCGCGCCTGCGCCAACCGCCTGGCCCGCGCCAAGGCCGACGCCGCGCTGAAATCCGTCCAACTCGACGACGAGCTGCGCGGCTCCTTCATCCTCGCCGCCGATACCGTGGTCGCGGTCGGCCGCCGCATTCTCCCGAAGGCCAATCTGGTGGATGAAGCCGCGCAGTGCCTGCGGCTGCTGTCGGGGCGCAATCACCGCGTCTACACCGCCATTTGCCTGGTGACGCCGAAGGAGGCGTTCCGCCAGCGCCTGATCGAAACCCGCGTCCGCTTCAAGCGCTTAAGCGAGGACGACATCCAAGCCTATATCGGCTCCGGCGAATGGCGCGGCAAAGCCGGCGGCTACGCCGTGCAGGGCATCGCCGGATCGTTTGTGGTCAAGATGGTCGGCTCCTACACCAACGTCGTCGGCCTGCCGCTCTACGAATCGGTCACGCTATTGGGCGGCGAGGGTTTTCCGATCCGCTTCGGCTGGTTGAATGCCACCTGA